The Pedobacter mucosus genome window below encodes:
- the rlmN gene encoding 23S rRNA (adenine(2503)-C(2))-methyltransferase RlmN — MLETTAKKLDIRSLDLPQLQQHLTAMQQPAFRAKQIYQWLWEKSAINFDEMSNLSKDLRKSLDENFAINAVQVNNSQFSNDHTIKNTFRLADGNIVEGVLIPLEDRMTACVSSQVGCSLTCKFCATGYMDRKRNLNADEIYDQVVLIDKQAKQHYNNPLTNIVYMGMGEPLLNYVNVMKSIERITAPDGLNMSYKRITVSTAGIAKMIKKLGDDGAKFNLALSLHAADDQKRNEIMPINEANTLKALADALKYYFAKTKNPVTYEYIVFNHFNDEISDAIDLAKFCKHIPCKVNLIEYNPISFADFTNADGDKIDAFANYLKSQGINTNIRRSRGKDIDAACGQLAVKEIN, encoded by the coding sequence ATGTTAGAAACAACAGCAAAAAAACTCGATATCCGCTCATTAGATTTGCCTCAATTGCAGCAGCACTTAACAGCTATGCAACAACCCGCCTTCAGGGCCAAGCAAATTTACCAATGGTTATGGGAAAAATCGGCAATTAATTTTGATGAAATGAGCAATCTTTCTAAGGATTTGCGCAAGTCATTAGATGAAAATTTCGCCATAAACGCCGTTCAGGTTAATAACTCACAATTTAGTAATGACCACACCATTAAAAACACTTTCCGCTTAGCTGATGGCAACATAGTCGAAGGGGTTTTAATCCCATTGGAAGATAGAATGACCGCTTGCGTGAGTTCTCAAGTGGGCTGTAGCCTAACTTGTAAATTTTGTGCAACCGGTTATATGGATCGTAAGCGTAACTTAAATGCTGATGAAATTTATGATCAGGTTGTTTTAATCGATAAGCAAGCAAAGCAACATTATAACAACCCGCTTACCAACATTGTATACATGGGCATGGGCGAACCTTTGCTTAATTATGTTAATGTGATGAAATCCATAGAGCGGATTACTGCTCCAGATGGTTTAAACATGAGCTATAAACGCATTACGGTTTCAACTGCAGGAATTGCTAAAATGATTAAAAAATTGGGAGATGATGGTGCTAAATTTAATCTGGCCCTTTCGCTACATGCCGCAGATGATCAAAAACGTAATGAAATTATGCCCATCAATGAAGCCAATACCTTGAAAGCTTTAGCTGATGCACTAAAATATTATTTTGCTAAAACAAAGAATCCAGTTACTTACGAATACATTGTTTTTAATCATTTCAATGATGAAATCTCTGATGCAATTGATCTGGCTAAATTTTGCAAGCACATTCCATGTAAAGTAAATCTGATAGAATATAATCCGATTTCTTTTGCAGATTTTACAAATGCAGATGGGGATAAAATTGACGCATTTGCTAATTATTTAAAAAGCCAGGGGATCAACACCAATATTAGAAGAAGTCGCGGTAAAGATATTGATGCTGCCTGCGGACAATTAGCTGTAAAAGAGATTAATTAA
- a CDS encoding helix-turn-helix transcriptional regulator: MNRIDRLFGILTLLQSRKYISAEKIAERYNMSIRTVYRDIKALSEQGIPVSFEQHKGYFLVQGFFLPPVSFNMEEANALLLVESLVAGFADNSIRSHYSAALTKVKAVLKSAQKEKLEVMNQHIRLQLPKRLAFNFEYLSLIQNAICEKCIITLEYKNLKDELSKRDVEPIGLIFYAFSWHLIAWCQLRNQYRDFNLTRITSLKNLEMPFTKTAHMPLSDYMKMLPVNF, translated from the coding sequence ATGAATCGCATTGATCGCCTTTTCGGAATATTAACTTTATTGCAATCAAGAAAATACATAAGTGCTGAAAAAATTGCTGAACGGTATAATATGAGCATTCGTACGGTTTATCGGGATATTAAAGCCCTTTCTGAACAGGGCATTCCCGTAAGTTTCGAACAACATAAAGGTTATTTCTTAGTGCAAGGGTTTTTTCTTCCACCGGTTTCATTTAATATGGAGGAAGCAAATGCATTACTTTTAGTAGAAAGTTTAGTTGCAGGTTTTGCCGATAACTCGATCCGTTCCCATTATTCAGCGGCACTAACAAAAGTAAAAGCAGTGCTAAAATCTGCTCAAAAAGAAAAGCTTGAAGTCATGAATCAGCACATCAGGTTACAACTTCCAAAACGTTTAGCCTTCAATTTTGAATATCTTTCACTTATTCAAAACGCCATCTGTGAAAAATGTATTATTACATTAGAATATAAGAATTTGAAAGATGAGCTAAGCAAACGCGATGTTGAACCAATCGGTTTAATATTTTATGCTTTTAGTTGGCACCTAATTGCCTGGTGCCAACTCAGAAATCAATATCGCGATTTTAATTTAACCAGAATTACATCCCTTAAAAATTTGGAAATGCCTTTCACCAAAACAGCACACATGCCTTTAAGTGATTATATGAAAATGTTACCCGTAAACTTTTAG
- a CDS encoding glycosyltransferase family 2 protein, which produces MKVIAVVLTYNRSSLLKKCIDSINKQTYQPDLTIVIDNASTDETKDWLQNQPILSYHLDQNVGASGGFSECLKRGYEQGADWIWLMDDDTIPKPNALEQLMLQLLEISPFQEEVGFLSSSVLWTDGNLHAMNLTYHLEDRKKLEKLSFASHIDFPVIQFSTFVSILISAKAIEKVGLPLKEYFIWNDDIEYTKRIISNGLAGIAVKDSIAIHETPFNHFASVFTDMEVPSWKYAYGLRNELFTKRLQEGELIFWMTWIHRMFILPFRIILNRTNHRWLYTKLVWVSSLKALFFNPKIEMLLPKNANEKFFNQNLHQLN; this is translated from the coding sequence ATGAAAGTTATTGCTGTTGTTCTCACTTATAATCGATCATCATTACTAAAAAAATGTATTGATTCAATTAATAAGCAAACTTACCAACCTGATTTAACCATCGTAATTGATAATGCATCTACGGATGAAACAAAAGATTGGCTACAAAACCAACCGATTTTATCATATCATTTAGATCAGAATGTTGGCGCATCAGGTGGGTTTTCAGAATGTTTGAAGCGTGGTTATGAGCAAGGTGCTGATTGGATATGGTTAATGGATGATGATACAATTCCTAAACCAAATGCTTTAGAGCAACTGATGCTTCAATTGTTAGAAATCAGTCCCTTTCAAGAAGAAGTTGGCTTTTTAAGCAGTTCTGTACTCTGGACTGATGGTAATTTACATGCCATGAATTTAACCTATCACTTAGAAGATCGTAAGAAACTAGAAAAGTTATCTTTTGCTAGCCATATTGATTTTCCAGTAATCCAATTTAGTACTTTTGTTTCCATCTTAATATCAGCTAAAGCAATCGAGAAAGTTGGTTTGCCTTTAAAAGAGTATTTTATATGGAATGATGATATTGAATATACCAAGCGAATTATTTCTAATGGTTTAGCTGGAATAGCAGTAAAAGATAGTATTGCCATTCATGAAACTCCTTTCAATCATTTTGCGAGTGTTTTTACCGACATGGAAGTTCCAAGTTGGAAATATGCTTACGGCTTAAGAAACGAGTTATTCACAAAGCGGCTACAAGAGGGAGAATTGATATTTTGGATGACATGGATACACAGAATGTTTATTCTGCCATTCAGAATTATATTAAATAGAACTAATCACAGGTGGTTATATACTAAACTGGTTTGGGTATCTAGCTTAAAGGCTTTATTTTTTAATCCTAAAATTGAAATGTTATTGCCTAAAAATGCGAATGAAAAATTTTTCAATCAAAATCTTCATCAACTTAATTAA
- a CDS encoding DinB family protein, which produces MDIIKALLKEFENEAATTRKFLAIVPVEKFDWAPHEKSMKMKGLATHIAELPSWVSMALTTNELDFAKEAYNPTEVNDNKDLLALFEKSYASGKSELEKASEKDLEGKWLLRNGEQILADYTKYETIRHSLSQTAHHRAQLGVYLRLLNFPIPGSYGPSADDQNF; this is translated from the coding sequence ATGGACATTATAAAAGCATTATTAAAGGAATTTGAGAACGAGGCAGCAACAACCCGAAAATTTTTAGCCATTGTTCCAGTCGAAAAATTTGATTGGGCTCCTCATGAAAAAAGCATGAAAATGAAAGGCTTGGCCACACACATTGCTGAATTGCCAAGCTGGGTAAGTATGGCCTTAACCACAAATGAATTGGATTTCGCCAAAGAAGCATATAATCCAACGGAGGTAAATGACAATAAAGATCTTTTAGCACTTTTCGAAAAAAGTTATGCTTCAGGAAAATCAGAATTAGAAAAAGCATCAGAAAAAGATTTAGAAGGAAAATGGCTTTTAAGAAATGGCGAGCAAATTTTGGCAGATTATACAAAGTATGAAACCATTCGCCATTCTTTAAGTCAAACCGCTCATCACAGAGCTCAATTGGGCGTGTATTTAAGGTTGCTTAACTTTCCAATCCCTGGTAGTTATGGCCCAAGTGCCGATGATCAAAACTTTTAA
- the rluF gene encoding 23S rRNA pseudouridine(2604) synthase RluF, producing MKNSSATRLNKFISESGLCSRREADRFIEKGTVFINGKRAKVGDQVLAGDRVMVNGNNIEPKEEPNFILLAFNKPVGITSTTEASIKDNIVDYVNHSERIFPIGRLDKDSSGLIFLTNNGDIVNKILRAGNKHEKEYVVTVNKPITEDFIFEMSNGVPILGVNTRKCKVRQIGPFVFNIILIQGLNRQIRRMCEHFGFEVTKLERTRIMNINVKGIPTGEFREFNESEMAAIMKMIENSSSEGIAKPKNTKKKTNSWEEISEANTDQPKKPFRPSKPSGQKSFGKKSFSGSSAKSTGKSSSANRNAKPAKGKPASKTTSKQRGR from the coding sequence ATGAAGAATTCGTCTGCCACTCGTTTAAATAAATTTATCAGCGAAAGCGGATTATGCTCTCGTCGCGAGGCAGATAGATTTATCGAAAAGGGAACCGTTTTTATCAATGGAAAGCGAGCAAAAGTTGGCGATCAGGTTTTGGCTGGCGATCGGGTGATGGTGAACGGTAATAACATTGAACCTAAAGAGGAACCGAATTTTATTTTGCTCGCCTTTAATAAGCCGGTTGGCATTACAAGTACAACAGAAGCCAGTATTAAAGATAATATAGTTGATTATGTAAATCATAGCGAACGTATTTTTCCCATTGGCAGATTGGATAAAGATTCTTCAGGCTTAATCTTTTTAACTAACAATGGCGACATTGTAAACAAAATCTTAAGGGCTGGGAATAAACACGAAAAAGAATACGTTGTTACGGTTAATAAACCCATTACTGAAGATTTTATATTTGAAATGAGTAATGGTGTACCCATTTTAGGTGTAAACACACGCAAGTGTAAGGTTCGTCAAATTGGTCCGTTCGTTTTTAATATTATTTTAATTCAGGGTTTAAACCGGCAGATTCGAAGAATGTGTGAGCATTTTGGTTTTGAAGTAACAAAACTAGAACGAACCCGCATTATGAATATCAATGTAAAGGGAATTCCTACCGGCGAGTTTAGAGAATTTAATGAAAGTGAGATGGCTGCAATTATGAAAATGATAGAAAACTCATCTTCAGAAGGTATCGCTAAGCCAAAAAACACCAAAAAGAAAACAAACTCTTGGGAAGAGATTTCAGAAGCAAATACTGACCAACCTAAAAAACCTTTTCGCCCTTCAAAACCAAGTGGGCAAAAATCTTTTGGTAAAAAATCTTTTTCTGGATCATCAGCTAAATCAACTGGTAAAAGTAGTTCAGCGAATCGAAACGCTAAACCTGCCAAGGGAAAGCCAGCAAGCAAAACAACATCCAAACAAAGAGGAAGATAA
- a CDS encoding Txe/YoeB family addiction module toxin — MGEYSIVLEKIAEKQIKLHLKSGDKPSIKKITQIFEDLKSNPYSGMGNPEALKYSLSNYWARKINQKDRLIYKVEENIVTVFIISAMGHYSDK; from the coding sequence ATGGGAGAATATTCGATAGTTTTAGAGAAGATTGCGGAGAAACAGATAAAACTGCATTTAAAATCAGGCGATAAACCATCCATCAAAAAGATAACTCAAATTTTCGAAGATCTTAAGTCTAATCCATATTCAGGAATGGGAAATCCAGAAGCTTTAAAATATAGTCTATCAAATTATTGGGCAAGAAAAATAAACCAGAAGGATAGATTGATTTACAAAGTGGAAGAAAACATTGTTACAGTTTTCATTATTTCTGCCATGGGTCATTATAGTGATAAATAA
- a CDS encoding DUF2683 family protein — METLIMHPETKAQLAALKAVAKALKVPFQKEQKAELTEREKTIDLYGIEMVEAIEKAEKSIKKGNFKTLDPTKSLWENIR, encoded by the coding sequence ATGGAAACACTCATTATGCACCCTGAAACCAAAGCCCAACTAGCTGCTTTAAAAGCGGTAGCTAAAGCTTTGAAAGTTCCTTTTCAAAAAGAGCAAAAAGCAGAATTAACAGAACGCGAAAAAACGATTGATTTATATGGAATTGAAATGGTTGAAGCCATTGAGAAAGCTGAGAAATCAATAAAGAAAGGCAACTTTAAAACTTTAGATCCAACGAAATCCTTATGGGAGAATATTCGATAG